A genome region from Ferrimicrobium acidiphilum DSM 19497 includes the following:
- the nadC gene encoding carboxylating nicotinate-nucleotide diphosphorylase — MTLIDLALDEDLLTDPEVVGDQRGHQTAEQESKNASQSAAVDLTGSLLDRRTVELTLGSRASGIYVGADLAPLILARVAERLERPVPSWDPIIKDGEAVTSGTVIARLHGELPILLAAERTMLNFLCHLSGVATLTRAYVNTVSGTRAVIRDTRKTTPGLRMLEKYAVRCGGGSNHRLGLWDAFLIKDNHLAFAPMVELVSRARQQQPARPLEVEVDSLEQLQECLDLGVDLILLDNMPVTMINEAVRLSAGRCQLEVSGGVGLENLRAIAKTGVDYIAVGALTHSSPILDLGLDYPEL, encoded by the coding sequence ATGACACTTATCGACCTGGCTCTAGACGAGGACTTGTTAACCGATCCTGAAGTCGTCGGTGACCAACGCGGCCATCAAACCGCGGAACAGGAGTCTAAAAACGCCTCTCAGTCGGCAGCCGTCGACCTGACGGGATCATTGCTTGACCGTCGAACCGTCGAACTCACACTCGGCTCACGCGCTTCTGGGATCTATGTCGGTGCAGATTTAGCTCCGCTAATTCTCGCCCGAGTTGCAGAGCGGCTTGAGCGGCCAGTTCCCTCATGGGATCCGATAATTAAAGATGGTGAGGCCGTCACGAGCGGCACCGTGATCGCTCGCCTGCATGGAGAACTTCCCATCCTGCTCGCAGCAGAGCGCACCATGCTTAACTTTCTCTGTCATCTCTCCGGTGTTGCCACCCTCACTAGAGCCTACGTAAACACCGTCTCTGGAACGCGAGCTGTCATCCGTGACACCCGCAAAACTACTCCTGGTCTGCGAATGCTCGAGAAATACGCGGTCCGATGCGGCGGTGGTAGCAATCATCGCCTCGGACTATGGGACGCCTTTCTCATTAAGGACAACCATCTAGCTTTTGCACCGATGGTCGAGCTGGTGTCACGGGCACGACAACAACAACCTGCTCGCCCACTCGAGGTGGAGGTGGACAGTCTTGAACAGCTTCAAGAATGCCTCGATCTCGGCGTGGATCTCATCCTACTCGACAACATGCCGGTGACAATGATAAATGAAGCCGTTCGCCTTAGTGCTGGTCGCTGCCAACTGGAGGTATCGGGTGGCGTGGGACTCGAAAACCTACGTGCCATCGCCAAGACCGGGGTCGACTACATAGCTGTAGGAGCCCTCACGCACTCAAGCCCGATTCTAGATCTTGGCCTTGACTATCCTGAACTGTAG
- a CDS encoding bifunctional nuclease family protein, with protein MPVLEPDSFNLAGLVPCRLVRVGVDLPEPFARVTLLPDDTSLMEFEIPISIEQARQLALIVAKERAPRPMTAELMQDVLASYGFNVSYVALDEVVDGNVHAVLALSGQDGRTRLFSARPSDAIMLALLQPVQAPILVAPNLVGRRDVTDGQAEDTVRQMSSEEVGSQGASHPQAVDAEVATSTGNPSPGGEDELANRRRH; from the coding sequence GTGCCCGTGTTAGAGCCTGATAGCTTTAATCTCGCTGGTCTTGTTCCTTGTAGGCTCGTTCGCGTTGGCGTTGACCTTCCAGAGCCGTTTGCTCGAGTCACCCTGCTTCCAGATGACACCTCCTTGATGGAGTTTGAGATTCCGATCTCAATAGAGCAGGCGCGCCAACTGGCCCTCATTGTAGCCAAGGAACGCGCACCACGTCCGATGACAGCCGAACTCATGCAGGATGTATTGGCATCGTATGGCTTTAACGTTAGCTATGTCGCTTTGGACGAAGTTGTTGACGGTAATGTTCATGCGGTCTTGGCGCTATCTGGCCAAGATGGGAGGACGCGCCTATTTAGCGCTCGTCCATCCGATGCCATCATGCTGGCCCTGCTTCAACCGGTGCAAGCTCCAATTCTGGTGGCGCCCAACCTTGTGGGTCGAAGAGACGTGACCGATGGTCAAGCTGAGGATACTGTTCGTCAAATGAGTTCGGAAGAGGTTGGTTCCCAGGGTGCGTCGCATCCTCAGGCGGTCGACGCAGAAGTTGCAACTAGCACAGGCAACCCCTCCCCAGGTGGGGAAGATGAGTTAGCTAATCGGCGTCGCCACTAA
- a CDS encoding L-aspartate oxidase produces MQIRVTSDDSFDVVIIGAGIAATTVALSLPANLRIAVVAQCRGITSSHWAKGGVAAACQSPDDADQHIADTLQAGGGLSDRVAVDLMVREAPAAIAFLSDLGVTFEGLPGREAGHALPRIWHANGDATGAAIMSALEKKILSKTNLVVLTGSLIEIATSNTGVSGVLIENDNSAALLRTSKVVLATGGATGLWSYHTSPPTNLGLGIVAAYRAGAIVGDLEFTQFHPTAIALSASPLVLATEALRGAGAWIVDEDGKRFLFDYDPAGELATRDKVSLAISRHSGQAYLDTRPIDECELTAKFPSFVNACREMGFDPISTPVPIRPAAHYTMGGIVTGTYGETNIAGLYAVGECANSGVHGANRLASNSLLEGVVFGRRAALHLASASFPDNATAHPSSCSLPTRATSLSRLMHSVDTALGIEREGSTIKTTREALAADETEDMDPFLAHRYVAASELVTMMLEAAESRVGSVGSHTRSDQQPEDTLYRLQFLHGSKAQRVRRFS; encoded by the coding sequence ATGCAAATTCGGGTTACAAGCGATGACTCTTTTGACGTCGTCATAATTGGTGCTGGGATAGCGGCAACAACGGTGGCTCTCTCATTGCCTGCCAACCTGCGCATCGCAGTAGTCGCCCAGTGCAGAGGGATCACATCGAGCCATTGGGCCAAGGGAGGGGTCGCCGCAGCGTGTCAATCACCTGACGATGCGGATCAGCATATCGCCGACACCCTGCAGGCCGGCGGTGGCTTGAGTGATCGAGTTGCGGTGGACCTGATGGTGCGTGAAGCACCAGCGGCAATCGCATTTCTCAGCGATCTAGGGGTTACCTTCGAAGGGTTACCAGGACGCGAGGCTGGGCACGCACTACCTAGAATTTGGCATGCAAACGGTGATGCCACTGGTGCCGCCATAATGAGCGCGCTCGAGAAGAAGATATTAAGCAAAACCAACTTAGTAGTCCTAACAGGAAGCCTGATTGAGATTGCGACCAGCAACACTGGGGTCAGTGGAGTCCTCATAGAGAACGATAACTCGGCCGCACTGCTTCGCACATCAAAGGTTGTACTCGCAACCGGCGGAGCTACCGGACTCTGGAGTTACCACACTTCGCCTCCGACCAACCTTGGTCTCGGTATTGTCGCTGCCTATCGCGCCGGTGCGATCGTGGGAGACCTTGAATTCACCCAATTTCATCCAACGGCAATAGCACTGTCGGCCTCTCCGTTGGTGCTAGCCACCGAAGCTCTGCGAGGAGCGGGGGCATGGATCGTCGATGAGGACGGCAAGCGCTTTCTGTTCGACTATGACCCAGCGGGTGAACTTGCTACCAGAGATAAGGTATCGCTAGCGATCTCCCGTCACTCAGGTCAGGCTTACCTCGACACCCGACCGATCGACGAGTGCGAACTCACCGCCAAGTTTCCAAGTTTTGTGAATGCCTGTCGCGAGATGGGGTTCGATCCAATCTCTACCCCAGTTCCGATACGGCCCGCAGCTCACTACACGATGGGCGGTATCGTTACAGGGACCTACGGGGAGACGAATATAGCTGGACTCTATGCCGTTGGTGAGTGTGCCAATAGCGGGGTTCATGGTGCCAATCGACTCGCGTCTAACTCGCTGCTAGAAGGCGTGGTCTTCGGTCGTCGCGCGGCGTTGCATCTAGCATCTGCCTCTTTCCCAGACAACGCCACCGCTCACCCGAGTTCCTGTAGCCTCCCAACCCGGGCGACTAGCCTTAGCAGGCTTATGCATTCGGTAGACACCGCCCTTGGAATCGAGCGTGAGGGGTCAACGATTAAGACAACACGTGAGGCACTCGCCGCCGATGAGACTGAGGATATGGATCCCTTTTTAGCTCATCGCTACGTTGCAGCATCAGAGCTGGTGACGATGATGTTGGAGGCGGCCGAGAGCAGGGTCGGTAGCGTTGGGTCTCATACGCGCTCAGACCAACAACCCGAGGATACGTTATATCGCCTCCAATTTCTCCATGGATCTAAAGCACAACGAGTAAGGAGATTCTCTTGA
- a CDS encoding NrtR DNA-binding winged helix domain-containing protein has product MQQPHVLLSYSSGGLTLLRVAIDRLDVALDEYAMRFLERTVGLSVSRLMQSITDQDLSQDPPLIDICYYGFSKSQFVNGDDLVWVPLYHLLPDQDHREPAATDSVKAAAHLPPVSDHDLDLLAAALNTLRRSLDRRPVIEEIEPVAFTLSYLQQRTEMLLGTSLHTQNFRRKILESGFLEPIDIAVAQSLGRPALLYQVRSSTRGATID; this is encoded by the coding sequence ATGCAACAGCCGCACGTGCTCCTCTCCTACTCTTCCGGAGGGCTTACTCTCCTTCGGGTAGCGATTGATAGACTCGACGTTGCCCTAGATGAGTATGCAATGCGCTTTCTAGAACGAACCGTTGGCCTGTCGGTATCGAGGCTGATGCAGAGCATTACCGACCAAGATTTGAGTCAAGATCCACCCTTGATCGACATCTGCTACTACGGATTCTCCAAGAGTCAGTTTGTCAACGGAGACGACCTCGTCTGGGTTCCGCTCTATCACCTGCTTCCCGACCAGGATCACCGCGAACCAGCTGCCACCGACTCCGTGAAAGCCGCTGCCCACCTCCCCCCAGTCTCCGATCACGATCTTGACCTGCTGGCAGCGGCCCTAAACACGCTTCGCCGTTCTCTTGATCGCAGGCCAGTGATCGAGGAGATCGAGCCTGTGGCATTCACACTCTCCTATCTCCAGCAGCGCACAGAGATGTTGCTTGGAACTTCGCTGCATACTCAGAACTTTCGCAGAAAGATCCTTGAGTCTGGATTTCTCGAGCCCATCGATATCGCTGTGGCGCAATCACTCGGCCGACCGGCGCTTCTTTACCAGGTCCGATCGAGCACACGAGGTGCGACGATAGACTAA
- a CDS encoding diguanylate cyclase domain-containing protein, giving the protein MSIELTTIIVLAIAVLVGLGFGLQRNSYGRRLKRNNRYQQLLASASQLIHDTPDEDEFLREICRLICRMDPVRLAWIGRPRPDGQITAIASCGEVGYLDQVHVSVREDLEAGQGPIGKAWRSGEAIFDTKTLSDPRFEPWRAVAKQHQLMGIHALPIHCDGEVDAILAVYFGPKGGPELEERLLFERLANDLATGISKIREHRHNHRLATALAQISEAVFILDLDGQITWYNDGFLRLFAFAPDEILGSDPAKLLGDPKFEELLELVDSEGTHELLTDWEALQTSQTGEGLWVHVSVNPLLDDRGTTSGIVVVEVDLTDEKAAIDAELRLLAILDYTSDGVGITDRHGQLIYLNSGARQLIGLGHDTPAEGRQFLDLIADVDGREQFSNSVQEAAIAGRWEGEINIRRRDGVTIPLSIVLMAHRDSGGHVQYLSAIARNILDQKEREDELSYLAEHDALTGLPNRRVLGNLLDAAIANAKATGCHFAIGVIDLDDFKPVNDRFGHHAGDALLVALSSRLTSNIRDGDAIIRLAGDEFVVILNGLSRSRTELLESLDAVLSKLHRAVETPFELDKSNRVAVDMSIGVALFPDNSTEPDALLREADAALYVAKQGKHERLRWWTLRSDTVAIPETRAPTTNSPYGPSAAALLTTLLSDVDALNSQVLDDFYLAVGASNANLEAPSRPSAEEYGSKLGQLIAHLSTLLTPELARVDLERCAHDIGVALALTGLSTEILVNAASIYRMALTGVLSQMSGQPRDLQRVVTILERRIEDDLSAELHAMTAVTEAYFGIFANPLPAADQLWIDIIQAELDAIGSLPGIGAVCLARQGNAGNLVIEGYAGQSGRVLADSMNAPEFQVAIDPRHPTGQMLSARAWREAHILIADNITDGSVLGTWKATSDTLALRSAAAIPIQNLDGRPIGLLLLVGHYQGQFSSDWIGRFNQSLQQRWENLFYRIATPDNVLAREQAIGYRELLLTGGLQMYVQPIIDLKSGQLAMVEGLARLVRSDGTVIGPDAFLGILGASERKQLFCIGLETLLAAEQGWRLRGLDVGLAINTDASTLNDPQLPSWLAATLAKWDFSVDRLTLELLETDQHHRAPDLLRLRELQSLGLHLAIDDMGSGYSNWLRLVEIPATLVKVDHKFVARMNTHPRRVINLLGTLILTASDSGQRVVVEGIESPVLAEVATRLGADFGQGFGIARPMAADRLADWALSYQHQHHLDQELHSLLGAMAYHWAFVHGPVQHRRGRLEDCALTRYFDRNGMNGSVGATLHRELHSWDTPPASVVKGLTDWFEAALASMDDPLQVAKTISDPASAASVGGDSTSVDSNLHT; this is encoded by the coding sequence GTGTCCATTGAGCTGACAACTATTATTGTCCTCGCGATCGCCGTATTGGTAGGTCTCGGATTTGGACTGCAACGCAACTCCTATGGACGTCGGCTGAAGCGCAACAACCGGTATCAGCAACTTTTGGCTAGTGCCAGCCAATTGATCCATGACACTCCAGACGAAGACGAATTCTTGAGAGAGATCTGTCGACTTATCTGTCGGATGGATCCAGTGCGGCTTGCGTGGATTGGGCGCCCGAGACCTGATGGACAGATAACGGCGATCGCGAGCTGTGGTGAGGTTGGATATCTTGACCAGGTCCACGTATCGGTTCGTGAAGATCTCGAGGCGGGCCAAGGGCCCATCGGTAAGGCATGGCGTAGTGGTGAGGCGATCTTTGACACCAAGACACTTAGCGATCCAAGATTTGAACCGTGGCGAGCCGTAGCCAAACAACACCAACTCATGGGAATCCATGCCCTCCCGATCCATTGCGATGGCGAGGTAGATGCTATTCTCGCCGTCTATTTTGGACCGAAAGGTGGGCCAGAACTGGAGGAGCGTCTGCTCTTTGAACGCTTGGCCAACGACTTGGCCACTGGCATCAGTAAGATCCGGGAACATCGGCACAACCATCGGCTAGCCACGGCTTTAGCACAGATCTCAGAGGCTGTCTTTATTCTCGACCTTGATGGCCAGATTACATGGTATAACGACGGGTTTCTACGTCTATTTGCCTTTGCTCCAGATGAGATCCTCGGTTCGGACCCTGCCAAGCTCCTCGGTGATCCCAAGTTTGAGGAGTTGCTCGAGCTAGTCGATAGCGAAGGTACCCACGAGCTACTAACTGACTGGGAGGCGCTTCAGACTAGCCAGACGGGCGAAGGCCTTTGGGTACACGTATCGGTCAACCCGCTGCTCGACGATCGCGGAACTACTTCAGGAATCGTGGTGGTCGAGGTGGATCTGACAGACGAGAAGGCTGCGATCGATGCGGAGCTACGCCTGCTCGCTATTTTGGATTACACCTCGGATGGTGTAGGCATCACCGATCGCCATGGGCAGCTGATCTACCTCAACAGCGGCGCACGTCAGCTGATTGGACTCGGACACGACACTCCGGCCGAAGGGCGCCAGTTCTTAGACCTGATTGCCGACGTCGATGGACGGGAACAATTTTCTAACTCTGTGCAAGAGGCGGCGATTGCCGGCCGATGGGAGGGTGAGATAAATATCAGACGTCGCGATGGCGTCACGATCCCTCTTTCAATAGTGCTGATGGCACACCGCGACTCTGGTGGACATGTGCAATACCTATCGGCGATCGCAAGAAATATCCTCGACCAGAAGGAACGCGAGGATGAACTGAGCTATCTCGCTGAACACGACGCACTGACGGGACTCCCGAATCGGAGGGTGTTGGGTAACCTCCTAGACGCGGCAATCGCGAATGCCAAGGCAACGGGCTGCCACTTTGCCATCGGTGTCATAGATCTGGATGACTTCAAACCGGTGAACGACCGCTTCGGCCATCACGCTGGCGACGCGCTACTTGTCGCCCTATCCAGCCGGTTGACCAGCAATATTCGCGATGGTGACGCGATTATACGGCTAGCCGGTGACGAGTTCGTGGTCATTTTGAACGGACTCAGTCGATCGCGGACAGAGTTGCTCGAGAGCCTCGATGCTGTGCTTTCGAAACTCCATCGGGCAGTGGAGACCCCCTTTGAACTCGACAAGAGCAATAGGGTCGCAGTAGACATGAGCATCGGTGTCGCTCTGTTCCCAGATAACTCGACTGAGCCCGACGCGCTTCTCCGCGAAGCCGACGCTGCCCTCTACGTAGCAAAGCAGGGAAAACATGAACGCCTCCGCTGGTGGACTCTACGTTCCGACACAGTTGCCATCCCTGAAACCAGGGCTCCGACAACCAACTCTCCGTATGGGCCAAGTGCCGCTGCGTTGCTGACCACGCTTCTGTCCGATGTCGACGCCTTGAATAGCCAAGTGCTCGATGACTTCTACCTTGCCGTCGGGGCATCCAACGCAAATCTAGAGGCTCCCTCACGCCCCTCAGCCGAAGAGTACGGATCAAAACTCGGTCAACTCATTGCACATCTCTCAACGCTCTTAACACCAGAACTGGCGAGGGTAGATCTGGAAAGATGTGCCCACGATATTGGTGTTGCACTCGCGCTAACGGGTCTGAGTACTGAGATTTTAGTGAACGCAGCCAGCATTTACCGGATGGCTCTTACCGGCGTACTCAGCCAAATGAGCGGCCAACCTCGCGATCTCCAGAGGGTTGTCACTATTCTTGAACGCCGTATCGAAGATGACTTATCCGCAGAACTCCACGCCATGACTGCGGTGACTGAGGCCTACTTTGGTATATTTGCGAATCCGCTTCCAGCAGCGGACCAACTCTGGATCGACATCATTCAGGCCGAACTCGACGCCATAGGTTCTCTGCCAGGAATCGGTGCCGTCTGCCTAGCCAGACAGGGGAATGCTGGCAACCTCGTCATCGAGGGTTACGCAGGTCAAAGCGGGAGGGTGCTCGCAGATAGCATGAACGCTCCTGAGTTCCAGGTGGCAATCGATCCCCGACACCCCACTGGGCAGATGCTCAGTGCGCGTGCCTGGCGAGAGGCGCACATCCTCATCGCCGACAACATCACCGATGGTAGTGTCCTTGGGACCTGGAAAGCGACCAGCGATACTTTGGCTCTTCGGTCTGCGGCAGCGATCCCAATTCAGAATCTCGATGGTCGCCCGATTGGACTACTCTTGCTGGTTGGCCATTATCAAGGTCAGTTCTCATCTGACTGGATCGGTCGCTTCAACCAGAGCCTCCAGCAGCGTTGGGAAAATCTCTTCTACCGGATAGCAACTCCCGATAACGTCCTAGCTAGAGAGCAGGCAATCGGCTATCGCGAGCTCCTTCTGACCGGCGGGCTTCAGATGTACGTTCAGCCAATCATCGACCTAAAGTCGGGCCAACTCGCTATGGTTGAAGGACTGGCAAGACTTGTACGCTCGGACGGAACGGTTATCGGTCCGGATGCGTTTCTTGGCATCCTCGGCGCCAGCGAACGCAAGCAGCTATTTTGTATCGGGTTGGAGACGTTGCTAGCAGCAGAACAAGGATGGCGCCTACGAGGATTAGACGTTGGTCTTGCAATCAACACAGACGCGTCCACACTCAACGACCCACAGCTTCCTTCATGGTTAGCCGCCACCCTCGCCAAGTGGGACTTCTCAGTCGATCGACTCACCCTCGAACTCCTCGAAACCGACCAACATCATCGCGCCCCAGATCTTTTACGTCTCCGTGAGCTCCAATCTCTAGGACTCCATCTCGCGATTGACGATATGGGATCAGGCTATTCGAACTGGCTACGCCTCGTCGAGATACCAGCAACACTTGTCAAGGTAGATCATAAGTTCGTTGCCCGTATGAACACCCATCCCAGGAGGGTTATCAACCTGCTAGGCACTCTAATCCTTACAGCCTCTGACTCTGGACAGAGGGTGGTAGTAGAGGGGATCGAGAGTCCGGTGTTAGCTGAAGTAGCCACTCGTCTCGGAGCAGATTTCGGTCAAGGCTTTGGTATTGCACGACCAATGGCAGCCGACAGGTTAGCCGACTGGGCACTCTCCTACCAGCATCAACACCACTTGGATCAAGAGCTCCACTCCCTCCTCGGGGCGATGGCCTATCACTGGGCCTTTGTGCATGGTCCAGTGCAGCACAGAAGGGGACGCCTTGAAGACTGCGCTCTGACCCGATATTTTGACCGCAACGGCATGAACGGCTCGGTGGGAGCGACTCTCCACCGCGAGCTCCACTCCTGGGACACCCCGCCAGCAAGCGTCGTCAAGGGTCTGACTGATTGGTTTGAAGCTGCTTTGGCATCGATGGACGATCCACTGCAAGTAGCCAAAACCATCTCTGACCCCGCTTCAGCAGCCTCAGTTGGAGGCGATTCAACCTCCGTGGACAGCAATCTTCACACCTAA
- the nadA gene encoding quinolinate synthase NadA, which produces MSIIAPPSDMVGYQREIRSLVEQQNAIILAHNYQPAWIKEVADISGDSLYLSRQASDTDATTIIFCGVRFMAETAKILSPEKRVVLPADDAECSLADSITESDLRAWRTEYPDAIVVAYVNTSAAVKAQADVCCTSANAVEIVASIPHHRELLFLPDQFLGAYVQRMTGHPNMHIWMGECHVHADISPEHLESKMLDNPMATLMVHPECGCTTPALYQLADPSSAPTRQRVSILSTNQMIEEAKTTTARHVLVATEIGIMSDLQAANPDVRFEAVNPEARCPYMNRITPQRLLDSITSTTDEVVVVPDTAARARLAVERMVHPELRSWTR; this is translated from the coding sequence ATGAGTATTATTGCACCACCCTCAGACATGGTAGGTTACCAACGAGAGATTCGTAGCCTGGTCGAGCAACAAAACGCTATTATCCTCGCCCACAACTACCAACCGGCCTGGATCAAAGAGGTGGCCGATATCAGCGGTGATTCGCTCTACCTATCACGGCAAGCCAGTGACACAGATGCCACCACCATCATCTTTTGTGGCGTGCGGTTTATGGCGGAGACCGCAAAGATACTATCGCCCGAGAAGCGAGTGGTCCTCCCTGCCGACGATGCTGAGTGTTCACTGGCCGACTCGATCACCGAATCTGACCTAAGGGCGTGGAGAACTGAATATCCTGACGCAATTGTCGTGGCCTACGTCAACACCTCTGCTGCAGTAAAGGCACAGGCCGACGTCTGCTGCACATCAGCCAACGCCGTAGAGATCGTAGCATCGATACCCCACCATCGTGAGCTGCTATTTCTTCCCGATCAATTTTTAGGCGCCTATGTACAGCGGATGACTGGGCATCCAAACATGCACATATGGATGGGCGAGTGTCACGTGCATGCCGACATCTCACCAGAGCATCTCGAGAGCAAGATGCTCGATAACCCGATGGCTACCCTGATGGTGCACCCCGAATGTGGATGCACTACCCCAGCGCTCTACCAGTTGGCTGACCCCAGCAGTGCACCAACGCGTCAACGAGTGAGCATTCTCTCGACAAATCAGATGATTGAGGAGGCAAAGACAACCACTGCTCGGCACGTTCTGGTGGCCACTGAGATCGGGATCATGTCGGATCTGCAAGCCGCTAACCCTGACGTCCGCTTTGAGGCTGTGAACCCCGAGGCTAGATGCCCATATATGAACCGCATCACTCCACAGAGATTGCTCGACTCGATCACGTCGACCACTGATGAGGTTGTCGTAGTTCCAGACACCGCTGCCCGCGCCAGGTTGGCGGTAGAGCGTATGGTGCATCCAGAACTACGTTCATGGACTCGGTGA
- a CDS encoding FtsW/RodA/SpoVE family cell cycle protein yields MRIRTRGYERRRRELELVIISDVITVFAWVLGFFGLHPNGHIALFNPWLAIVVVAPIGAHITNRYVAANADAILLPLAALLNGLGFVMIGVLDPQQGQLQALWTLVSIAAYVATMILVRNPDSLDKYRYLLAIVGIGLLFSPLVPGVGENIGGERLWVHFGTLSFQPVEIAKLLLAIFLASLIVEKKDLLARLRGGGFRRFGPIALTFGIALAIMAVEKDVGFALLIFITFVIVMWIGTGNRIYLLFGAVTFVLGLLVGGAVLPQVHQRITVWLDPWKYAATTGYQLIQAQYAFGIGGLSGTGLGLSHPTVPVATSDFIFAAFGQELGLLGTSAIIISFLLLTGAGIRIALRAHSEFSSLLAMTMTIILALQTFFILAGVIRVLPLTGMTLPFLAYGGSSLLANYILLAILVRISHRSNQHADPRESPLIES; encoded by the coding sequence GTGAGGATTCGAACTCGCGGGTACGAACGGCGTCGACGAGAACTCGAATTAGTGATCATCTCCGACGTTATCACCGTCTTCGCGTGGGTACTCGGCTTCTTCGGGTTGCACCCTAATGGGCATATCGCACTATTCAATCCCTGGCTTGCCATTGTCGTAGTCGCGCCGATCGGCGCTCATATCACGAACCGCTACGTCGCTGCTAATGCCGATGCGATACTGTTACCGCTAGCGGCGCTGCTGAACGGTCTTGGATTCGTGATGATTGGGGTGCTCGATCCCCAACAGGGTCAACTGCAGGCGCTGTGGACTCTCGTATCGATTGCTGCTTATGTTGCCACTATGATCCTGGTCCGCAATCCAGACTCGCTAGACAAGTATCGATATCTGCTCGCCATCGTTGGGATTGGTCTCCTGTTTAGCCCTCTAGTGCCAGGGGTGGGCGAGAACATCGGAGGCGAACGGCTGTGGGTCCACTTTGGCACCTTGAGTTTCCAACCGGTGGAGATTGCAAAGCTACTACTCGCCATTTTTCTGGCCTCGTTGATCGTTGAAAAGAAGGATCTGCTAGCTCGGCTACGCGGTGGCGGCTTTCGACGCTTTGGGCCAATCGCATTAACCTTCGGTATTGCGCTCGCGATTATGGCGGTTGAGAAGGATGTAGGATTCGCTCTCCTAATATTTATTACCTTCGTCATTGTGATGTGGATCGGCACCGGCAACCGTATCTACCTCTTGTTCGGAGCCGTTACCTTTGTATTAGGACTATTGGTTGGCGGAGCAGTCCTACCACAGGTGCACCAACGGATTACGGTCTGGTTAGACCCGTGGAAATACGCGGCAACTACCGGATACCAACTTATCCAGGCTCAATACGCTTTTGGCATTGGCGGACTTAGCGGAACCGGCCTTGGGCTCAGTCACCCGACGGTACCTGTCGCAACCTCCGACTTCATCTTCGCCGCTTTTGGGCAGGAGCTTGGACTGCTCGGAACAAGTGCGATCATTATCTCTTTTCTCCTCCTCACCGGTGCTGGAATCCGTATCGCTCTACGCGCACATAGTGAATTCAGCTCACTCCTTGCAATGACCATGACCATCATTCTCGCCCTGCAAACCTTCTTCATTCTTGCTGGCGTTATCCGGGTCCTGCCACTGACAGGAATGACGTTGCCATTCCTGGCCTACGGCGGATCATCGCTGCTTGCCAACTATATTCTGCTCGCCATCTTGGTGCGCATCTCTCATCGATCCAATCAACATGCAGACCCGAGAGAGAGTCCGCTGATCGAATCCTGA